Proteins encoded together in one Mercenaria mercenaria strain notata chromosome 18, MADL_Memer_1, whole genome shotgun sequence window:
- the LOC128550585 gene encoding uncharacterized protein LOC128550585 produces MFQDYSALKAENCKLCEELTDVQARSMRDNLLFFGFAEEKSIEGRKSEDCRGKVLTLCRDTLAMDDVDSIKLPRVHRIGKYTAGKVRPIVPNFLYTPDKVAVKQAAFERLKDNDYRVSDQYPRAIQEKRRQLIPDLKKARADGYDAIISYDKLLIRGRKFHNTAHQQMANEQTATEAVSV; encoded by the coding sequence ATGTTTCAGGACTATAGTGCTTTAAAAGCTGAAAATTGTAAACTCTGCGAGGAATTGACAGACGTACAGGCTAGGTCAATGAGGGACAATCTTTTGTTTTTCGGTTTTGCGGAGGAGAAGTCCATAGAAGGCCGGAAATCGGAGGATTGCAGAGGAAAGGTCTTGACCCTTTGCCGTGACACCCTCGCGATGGATGACGTCGATTCGATAAAACTCCCCCGTGTGCATCGCATTGGGAAGTACACCGCCGGGAAAGTCCGTCCAATCGTGCCTAATTTTTTATACACGCCAGATAAAGTAGCTGTAAAACAGGCCGCGTTTGAAAGGCTCAAGGACAACGATTACCGGGTCAGCGACCAATACCCAAGGGCGATTCAGGAGAAGCGCAGGCAGTTAATTCCTGACTTGAAAAAGGCCCGTGCAGACGGATATGATGCTATTATATCCTATGACAAACTCTTAATTAGGGGCAGAAAATTCCATAATACGGCACACCAGCAGATGGCAAATGAGCAGACTGCAACAGAGGCAGTCAGTGTGTAG
- the LOC128550632 gene encoding carbohydrate sulfotransferase 8-like, protein MNALFREAFSCNDCYYKKVNMAYKRKKYNYVKQKIENSTYSFMFVREPYSRLFATFENKLYCPNELWQILGTDVVRVVRKNATWLSKQFGHDVTFAELVEYVVTLFEHDWRLNIHLAPMHTRCDPCYIKFNFIGKLEKMTDNIIALAEMWRKNGIKVDFESSVDVKELELKHKRDMGPITHMFTTLSRSPELSRYDLFQRLWSSYQIRGLILNEHKMPFREDLVNGIDNVMYELAVKEAIEQSSNNVTALNNQRKEALIKAYRTVPMEHMLRLRNVLKTDCELFGYDDMPQALFNRSTSINVIMENT, encoded by the coding sequence ATGAATGCACTATTTAGGGAAGCTTTTTCGTGTAATGACTGTTATTATAAGAAAGTAAATATGGCATataagagaaaaaaatacaactaCGTTAAACAGAAGATAGAAAATTCTACGTATTCTTTTATGTTTGTAAGAGAGCCGTATAGTCGTTTATTTGCGACTTTCGAAAATAAACTTTACTGCCCAAACGAACTTTGGCAAATACTGGGAACTGATGTCGTCAGAGTTGTTCGTAAAAATGCCACGTGGTTAAGTAAACAATTTGGACATGACGTTACATTTGCTGAATTGGTAGAATATGTTGTTACTTTATTTGAACATGACTGGCGTTTAAATATTCATTTAGCTCCTATGCATACTAGATGTGACCCCTGCTAtattaaatttaactttattGGAAAGTTAGAGAAAATGACAGATAACATAATAGCATTAGCTGAAATGTGGAGAAAAAACGGAATTAAAGTTGACTTTGAGAGTAGTGTAGACGTTAAAGAACTTGAACTTAAACACAAGCGAGATATGGGTCCTATAACTCATATGTTTACTACATTATCGAGATCGCCGGAGCTATCAAGATACGATCTCTTTCAAAGACTCTGGTCAAGCTATCAAATTAGAGGATTGATCTTGAACGAACATAAAATGCCTTTTAGAGAAGATCTCGTGAACGGCATCGACAATGTAATGTATGAGTTAGCAGTTAAAGAAGCAattgaacaaagttcaaataatgtAACTGCTTTGAATAATCAACGCAAGGAAGCATTGATAAAAGCCTACAGAACGGTGCCTATGGAACATATGCTTAGGTTAAGAAATGTACTCAAAACTGATTGTGAATTGTTTGGCTATGATGATATGCCTCAGGCACTTTTCAATAGGAGCACTTCTATAAATGTAATAATGGAAAATACGTAA